The Plectropomus leopardus isolate mb chromosome 15, YSFRI_Pleo_2.0, whole genome shotgun sequence genome has a segment encoding these proteins:
- the LOC121954994 gene encoding monocarboxylate transporter 12-B-like: MAVTKEEKLERDRRTSAVTTPPEGGWGWMIVAGCFLATICIRAVTRCVSMFFVEFQLHFEKDYSTTAWIHSLIDSTTMLCAPLGGFLGNRLSCRATVMLGGLLSSAGLVISSFASSLEYLYVSMGILTGLGFALSYTPAIAMVGRYFSERKALAYGIAMSGSGIGTFILAPAVQLLIEHYSWRGALLILGGFVSNLCVCGALMRPLEPRRSERIWENHVANLETDCMTTALDSKDPEQPPADRSQEEPKQLEGNNLTDTQRLLIANGALKNFELENNQLAQGNKALLPSLNPPDPSLANLKIAECILFSNKLTMLREISDPKLADGGTIEDLKLVESMNLKNKAANVNAKGDDSGLTEAKPTDTCHLDKPITAEPLVSTETSSRGDGFCLKFREEFGFLMIPDFLILSVSFLFLAYGCSAPIVYLVPYALSVGLEHKQAAFLMSLFGVSGIVGNITFGWITDRKYLKRYRLLSYMMAIGMEGLCCMFIHLLHSFSLLVPFSILYGYFDGAYVALIPVVTSDVVGSTYLTSALGVVYFLHAIPYLISPPIGGWLVDMTGNYEATFFLSGASFMLSSVVLSAALLLRHCQRSKSNSAARICPNQTAAATQQSII; the protein is encoded by the exons ATGGCAGTCACCAAAGAGGAGAAGCtcgagagagacaggaggacgTCAGCGGTCACGACCCCGCCAGAAGGTGGCTGGGGCTGGATGATCGTCGCTGGTTGTTTCCTCGCCACCATCTGCATCCGAGCAGTGACcag GTGTGTTTCCATGTTCTTTGTGGagtttcagctgcactttgaGAAAGATTACTCCACCACCGCCTGGATCCACAGTCTCATCGACTCCACCACCATGCTCTGTG ctcCTCTGGGTGGTTTCCTCGGGAACCGCCTCTCCTGCAGAGCTACAGTGATGCTGGGAGGTCTGCTGTCCTCTGCTGGTCTGGTCATCAGCTCCTTCGCTTCTAGTCTGGAATATTTGTACGTCTCCATGGGCATCCTCACAG GTCTTGGCTTTGCTCTCAGCTACACACCAGCTATAGCGATGGTTGGGAGGTACTTCAGTGAGAGGAAAGCTCTGGCCTATGGCATCGCCATGTCTG GGAGTGGCATTGGGACCTTCATCCTGGCTCCTGCGGTCCAGCTGCTCATAGAGCATTACTCCTGGAGAGGAGCTCTGCTCATTCTGGGAGGATTTGTTTCCaacctgtgtgtctgtggcgCTCTGATGAGGCCGCTGGAACCAAGAAGAAGTGAAAG GATTTGGGAGAACCACGTGGCAAACCTGGAGACAGACTGCATGACGACAGCACTGGACTCAAAAGACCCTGAACAACCACCTGCTGACCGCAGCCAAGAGGAGCCAAAGCAGCTGGAAGGCAACAACTTAACGGATACTCAAAGGCTGCTTATAGCCAATGGAGCGCTCAAAAACTTTGAACTGGAAAACAACCAACTAGCTCAGGGGAACAAAGCCCTTCTACCAAGCTTAAACCCACCTGATCCGAGTTTAGCAAATCTGAAGATAGCTGAGTGCATTTTATTTAGCAACAAGCTAACAATGCTCAGGGAGATCTCAGATCCGAAACTAGCCGATGGTGGCACAATTGAAGACTTGAAATTAGTTGAAAGCATGAACTTGAAAAATAAGGCAGCTAACGTGAATGCAAAGGGAGATGACTCAGGACTCACTGAAGCCAAACCGACAGATACCTGTCATTTAGATAAACCCATTACTGCAGAGCCTTTAGTGAGCACAGAAACTTCGTCCAGAGGTGACGGCTTTTGTCTCAAGTTTAGGGAGGAGTTTGGCTTTCTCATGATACCCGACTTCCTGATTCTGTCCGTGTCCTTCCTGTTTCTGGCTTATGGCTGCAGCGCTCCGATAGTTTACCTGGTCCCTTACGCTCTCAGCGTGGGGCTAGAGCACAAGCAGGCCGCCTTCCTCATGTCCTTATTTGGAGTCAGCGGCATTGTGGGTAACATCACCTTTGGATGGATCACCGACAGAAA GTATCTGAAGAGGTATCGCTTGCTGAGCTACATGATGGCGATCGGCATGGAGGGCCTCTGCTGCATGTTCATCCACCTCCTTCACTCCTTCTCCCTGCTGGTGCCATTCTCCATACTCTACGGGTACTTTGACGGGGCGTATGTGGCGCTCATCCCCGTCGTAACCTCTGATGTTGTGGGCTCCACCTACCTGACCTCCGCTCTGGGTGTGGTCTACTTCCTGCATGCCATACCCTACCTGATTAGCCCACCAATAGGAG GTTGGTTGGTTGACATGACGGGAAACTACGAAGCAACCTTCTTCCTCAGCGGGGCTTCCTTCATGTTGAGCTCTGTGGTGCTATCAGCTGCTTTGTTACTCAGACACTGTCAGAGGTCCAAGTCTAACTCCGCTGCACGCATATGTCCcaatcaaactgctgctgcaactCAGCAGAGCATCATATGA